One region of Chryseobacterium muglaense genomic DNA includes:
- a CDS encoding response regulator, translating into MNKKILIVDDDPRNIFALKLTLKARGYQIESSTMALEAIDMLKKDQNISVVLMDMMMPEMDGYEAIKIIRNTPEISQVYVIAVTAQAMPEDRQKCLDAGAQDYVSKPINVDVLLTALEKLS; encoded by the coding sequence ATGAATAAGAAAATCTTAATAGTGGACGATGATCCACGTAATATATTTGCCCTCAAGTTGACTCTGAAAGCAAGAGGATATCAGATCGAAAGTTCTACAATGGCTTTGGAAGCGATTGATATGCTTAAAAAAGATCAGAATATTTCTGTTGTTTTGATGGATATGATGATGCCGGAAATGGATGGCTATGAAGCCATAAAAATTATCAGAAATACACCGGAAATCAGTCAGGTTTATGTTATTGCAGTCACTGCACAGGCAATGCCGGAAGATCGTCAGAAATGTCTGGATGCAGGAGCTCAGGATTATGTTTCAAAACCAATTAATGTCGATGTATTGTTAACTGCCCTCGAAAAACTTTCTTAA